The genomic window GCATTCATTGCTGCTTTGATGAAGCGAAGGGCTGTCGGGCTTTTTTCTAACATTTCTTCACACCATTTAACGGTTTCAGCTTCCAATTGATCTAAAGGAACGACCGTATTAACTAGTCCCATGTCCAATGCTTCTTGTGCATTGTATTGACGGCATAAATACCAAATTTCACGAGCTTTTTTATGCCCAACAATACGTGCTAAATAGCCAGAGCCATATCCAGCATCAAAACTTCCCACTTTAGGTCCAGTTTGTCCAAAGATCGCATTATCTGCAGCAATCGTTAAATCACAAACAATATGAAGAATATGCCCGCCACCAATAGCATAACCAGATACCATGGCAACAACTGGTTTTGGAGTGACACGAATTAAACGTTGTAAATCTAATACATTTAGTCTTGGAATTTGGTCCTCACCAACATATCCTCCATGACCACGTACTTTTTGGTCCCCACCAGAACAGAATGCTTCATCACCAGCACCCGCTAGAACAATAACACCAATCTTTTCATCGTCACGAGCATGAGCAAATGCATCAATCATTTCCACAACCGTTTTAGGTCTGAATGCATTACGCACATGTGGACGATTAATCGTTACTTTTGCAATTCCATTATATGTTTCATATATAATGTCTTCGTATTCACGTTCTTTTACCCATTCAAACGTCATTTTTTGAACCTCCTTCAAATTTTGACAAAAACCCATCTATTATTTTACCAAACTTTTCGCAATCTTCCACATGAATTGTATGACCGACACCCAACACCCTCGTCCATTCCGCATGGGGGAGGGATTTCTTCATTTCATTTGCAATTCGACAAAACTTCTCATCTACTGCTCCTGTCACAAGTAAAACAGGAATTTCGACATTATGTAAATCTCCCCAAAAGGATGGCTGCTCTCCCGTTCCCATTCCCCTTAAAGAGTTCGCTAACCCTAATGGACTCTGGGATAGACGTTGCTTTCGAATACTTTGTTGAATATGAATAGGTAAGCGCTTTTGCGTTGAAAACAAGGGGATATTCTCCCAATCATTCACAAATCTTTCTATTCCTAGTTGAATGATTCGATTTGCTAACAGATGATCGGATTCCCTTCTTTTTCTTCTTTCTTCCTCTGTTTTGATCCCCGGTGAAGCGCTTTCCAATATTAATGATTTCACTTTCTCAGGAAAAAGAATAGCCATTGTTAAAGCGAGCCTTCCCCCCATTGAATAGCCTAACACATGTGTTTGATTGATATTCAACTCGTTTAAAATGAACGTGATATTCTCAGCAACTCGCTCTATTTTATAGTCATTTATATTGTCTGGCTTCGCACTTTTCCCATGGCCCACAATGTCCACTGCAATACATTGAAATCGAGGGCTTAATTGTTCCATGAGTTTA from Oikeobacillus pervagus includes these protein-coding regions:
- the menB gene encoding 1,4-dihydroxy-2-naphthoyl-CoA synthase, whose amino-acid sequence is MTFEWVKEREYEDIIYETYNGIAKVTINRPHVRNAFRPKTVVEMIDAFAHARDDEKIGVIVLAGAGDEAFCSGGDQKVRGHGGYVGEDQIPRLNVLDLQRLIRVTPKPVVAMVSGYAIGGGHILHIVCDLTIAADNAIFGQTGPKVGSFDAGYGSGYLARIVGHKKAREIWYLCRQYNAQEALDMGLVNTVVPLDQLEAETVKWCEEMLEKSPTALRFIKAAMNADTDGLAGLQQMAGDATLLYYTTDEAKEGRDAFKEKRKPDFGQFPRFP
- the menH gene encoding 2-succinyl-6-hydroxy-2,4-cyclohexadiene-1-carboxylate synthase gives rise to the protein MIVHVNDCSFFVEIKGEGEPLLLLHGFTGESSTWDKLMEQLSPRFQCIAVDIVGHGKSAKPDNINDYKIERVAENITFILNELNINQTHVLGYSMGGRLALTMAILFPEKVKSLILESASPGIKTEEERRKRRESDHLLANRIIQLGIERFVNDWENIPLFSTQKRLPIHIQQSIRKQRLSQSPLGLANSLRGMGTGEQPSFWGDLHNVEIPVLLVTGAVDEKFCRIANEMKKSLPHAEWTRVLGVGHTIHVEDCEKFGKIIDGFLSKFEGGSKNDV